GGCCGATGTGCACTTGGTCGAATCTGACAAACGTAAATCCGCTTTCTTGCGGGAGGCTTCGAGGGAGCTGGATTGCAAGGTTAGTATACATGTGGAGCGCATCGAGTCTGTCATCGATACAATACCACACATAGATATTTTTACGGCTAGGGCCCTTGCACCTCTTCCAAAGCTTTTAAAGTATGTTGAACCTGCATTTAACGAGAAAAAAGTATGTATTTTTCATAAAACAGAAGGTATAGATAAGGAATTAGGTCTGTTAAATTCAGACATTATAAAATTTGCACGTGTTTTGGACAGCATTAGCGATCCGCGCGGGAGAATATTAGTTTTGGGAGTTGAGCAAGGTGAATAGTGTCGACGAGACAAAAATTGGGTCAAAATCCAAAACGAGAGTTTTAGTTGTTGCCAATCAGAAAGGTGGCGTTGGAAAAACTACTACAACCGTAAACTTGGCAACTGCACTTGTTGCCATTGAAAAACGGGTGCTCATTATCGATTTTGATCCACAGGGGAACGCTACAACCGGGCTTGGGTTTGATCGATCTCAGATAAAGACTTCTTCTTACGATGTTTTAATTGAGGGTGCAGGGTTTAAATCTGCGGTCCTTGCAACGGATATTCCCCGATTATCAATAGTGCCGGCCTCGGTGCATCTCGCGGGAGCCGAGGTAGAGTTGGTAAATGCTGAGCGCAGAGAATATAGATTAGCAGATGCCCTAGAAACATTGGGGGTGGGGGCTTTTGATTACATTTTGATAGACTCACCCCCTTCCTTAAACCTTCTTACAATTAATGCCTTAACGGCTGCCGATGCGGTTTTGGTGCCATTGCAGGTCGAGTTTTACGCGCTTGAAGGTCTTAGCCATTTGCTTAGTACGATTGAACGTGTTCGTCGTGTTTTCAATCCCCGGTTGGACATTCAGGGGGTGGTTCTTACGATGTTTGATAAACGCAATAATCTCTCGGAGATGGTCGCTGAAGATGTTCGCAATCATCTCGGCGATAAAGTGTATAGTACCATTATACCAAGGAATGTTCGCATTTCTGAGGCGCCGTCGTTCGGTAAGCCTGTTCTTCTTTATGATCACAGTTGTGCTGGGGCCCGAGCATACATACATCTCGCCGGAGAGTTGCTTAAACGCGAGCGGGCGGCTGCAGCATGATTTCGACCGAAGAAAAGAGGGTTCGTCGCGGTCTCGGGCGCGGTTTGTCTGCACTCTTTGGCGAGGAGGAGCATGCTACAGCGACCAAGATCAAGTCTGGGTCTTCAGAACTGGCCATCCACGTTTTGAAGCCGGGTAAATTTCAGCCTCGCCGGCATTTTGACGATTCTGCTCACGCAGCACTTGTTGCTTCTGTAAAAGACAAGGGTGTTTTGGAGCCCATTCTCGTACGGGCACTAGATGATTCATCCGATAACTACGAGATCATTGCTGGCGAGCGCAGGTGGCGAGCTGCTCAAGCGGCTGGGTTACATAAAGTGCCCGTGGTGGTTAAGCAGATGGATGATCGAGAAGCTCTGGAAGTAGCGCTTATCGAAAATCTGCATCGCTCAGACCTCTCTCCGTTGGAAGAGGCTGAGGCATATAGCCGACTGCTAGAAGAATTTGGCCATACTCAAGAACAATTAGCAAAGGCAGTGGGTAAAAGTAGAAGCCACGTTGCAAATATGATCCGGTTGCTCGCGCTTCCTGACTCGGTAAAAAATATGGTTCTTGATGGCAGGTTGAGCGCTGGACACGCTCGTGCTCTAATTACATTCTCAGAGCCAGAGCTGCTAGCTTCTGAGATTGTGGCGAAGGGTTTGAGTGTCCGACAATTGGAAAAGTTAATTCAACGTTCTACGAATGGAGCAGCAAAAAGGTCTATCGGTAAAAATCAAAAGATAATCGGCTCTAAAGATCCAAATACAGTTGAGCTCGAGGGGAGTTTAAGTGATCGCCTTGGTCTGAAGGTTATGATTGAGACAAAAGGAGAGGGTGGTACGTTATCTGTGCAGTTCCAAAGTTTGGAACAGTTGGATGATTTGCTTCAAATTTTGACTCGAAGTTGAAAATAGGTTTCTGAACTAAGCTGCAAATATTTTTTAGCGTGCAGTTCGAGCAAGGGCAGCGACTTGATGTAGGGTCCGGCCGCAAATAGCGGTGTCTGGGATGTTTGTTCTTTTACATTCTTGCTCGGCTTTCAGTAGTAGTCCCAGAGCTTTTAGCGCTCGGGATTTTGTCCAAGAAAGCAATTGTAACCGAAACTGTCCCTTAGCTTTGAAAAACACCGGCGGGCGCAATTTTTGCATAGCTTGGTCTGGAGAATCGCCCTCTTGTATTTTCTCTAAAGCTAGCTGTAACCTTACCAAGTGTCCCGCTACAGCCCGTAATATTGCTATAGGCCTGATGTCTTCGTTAAGGCATCTATTGATCGCTCTGTCCATGGCCAAAGCATCTCCATCAGCTGTGTGGAGAGCTAAATCAAACAGGGTAAGTGCGGAATTGTCTCCGATCATCATTTCTGCATCTTTAAGTGATACTTCTCCTCCATTACCGACAAAAAGCGAAAGTTTTTCGAGCTCAGAGCGCGAAATAGCACGATCATTCCCTAAACTATTCTCAATGAAATTAAGTACGGTAGGATCACAGGAAATGTTCCTCTCATTGAAAATGGTGCGTATAAGGTGCCCTAATCCACGAAAGTCATCCGCATAACAGGCCAACGCCGCCACAGAATCCGATTTCTCGAAAAAAAGTCTAAGCTTGTTGCGAGGTTTGAGGTCGCCGGCCCTCAAAATTAGCAAGGTGTCGCGATTTGCATCGTTAAGCGCAGCTTCAATAGTGTTCGATAATCTTTCACTTGCATCGGCAATAATTACTAAACGCCGATCTCCGGTGATCGATAGCGTGTTAAGGGTGTCAGTAAGCACCGTTACATCATCAAGAATATCTTTCTGAGACAATCTCGAAACATTGAAAGGATCGTTGAGGTCCGAGGTGTTTTGCTTAGCTAGATCCATTGTTCGCTCTAGAACAAGTCCTGCGTCAGGGCCGTAAATCAATACCGCATGGAAATTTTCGGCACCGTTTTTTATAAAGGTGCTTGCATGTCTGTTATCAACTTTCAAAATAAATTGCCGCCTATCGGTTTTCTATTAGCTGCGACGCAAGTTATGAAAAAATGTACTTATCCTGAGGGTAATGTCATCAGCTATTTCTCTTGTCCCTCTATCAAAGGCGTTTTTCTCTGCACTCAAAGTAGCAAAATCAGAACTGATTATGTTATAGCTATTAATTGACCTTGAGCTTCCGCGAAATAGAACAGCGTTTGTTTTGCTCTCACTCAGTACATATTCTGCGTTGAGCGTAAGTTTTGCTCTAGTGGCCTCGTCAACAATGTTGAACCCAAGCTCAGTTTTGGTGGACTGAAGTTTAACATCCAGTTTATAGAAGGGTGACTGCGGTTGGCCATAGGGATTAAACCGGTCAAGAAGCAGATTTTTAAGCGTTTGGCCCAGTCTGTCTTTGTAGTCAACTTTGTCGCGCAAATTAAGTATTTCAACTTGCGCGAGGTCGTCGTTTACTGCATCACTGCCGGCCTTTTTTTGATAAAGAGGCTCAAAACCACAACTGCTTGTTAAGAAAAGGGCGGCGACCAACAGAATATTTTTAAATAACAACATTTACCACCTTATTAGGTATTACAACTACTTTAATCGGCTTTCTGCCTGACAGTGCCCGCTGGACGTTTTCATCTGCTAAAGCGCGCGCTTCGGTAAGCTCCCTATCACTATTTCGTGGAATTTCTATCTTACCTCTCAGACGCCCATTTACTTGAATTGCGATTATTACGGTCTCGTCTTCTAAAAGTGTTGAGTCCCACTGAGGCCATGTTGTTTGATACAAACACTTGTCATTACCCATCTTCTGCCACAGCTCTTCAGCAATATGAGGAACGATGGGATATATTAACTGTACAATCGTATTATAACACTGTGTCCTCATCCAATCAGCATCTTCGGTTCTTATATGAAAATTAGATACGGAATTAGTAAATTCTCGTATTCGTGCTACCGCGCGATTAAAATGAAATTTATCGAGATCGCCCGTTACGTTTGCAATGGTCTTGTGCATTTCTTTGTGAAGAGAGGCTAGGGTATCAAAATTTTTGGGTACGGATCTAGCTGAGTGATCGACTTTGTCTGAAAATTGTTCGATCATGCGCCAGATTTTATTTAAAAATCGCCACGAACCTTGAATGCCAGCTTCGGTCCACTCTAAATCCCTATCAGGGGGACTATCGGACAACATATAAAGTCGCGCGGTATCCGCACCGTAAGCATCGATGATTTCCGAAGGGTCGACCACATTTCGTTTTGATTTGCTCATCTTTTCGGAGCGACCTTTATTTATAATTTCACCAGTTTTTGCATGCTTCCATAAGTTGTCGTCTTGAACAACTTCGGAAGGAAAAAGCCACCTCCCGTTAACGGTTTTGTACGTTTCGTGGCATACCATCCCCTGTGTGAAGAGGCCGGCAAACGGTTCCTCGCAGCTTATTAAATCTATTTCATTAAGGGCGCGGATGAAAAACCGTGAATATAGCAGATGCAGGACGGCATGTTCGATACCCCCTATATATTGGTCAACGGGCATCCAGTAATCAGATGCCTCTCTGTTAAAGGGCTGGGCGGTGTGATGGGGAGAACAATAGCGTGCGTAATACCATGAGGAGTCGAAAAATGTATCGCAGGTATCTGTTTCCCGTCGCGCTGGTTGGTTGCATTTAGGACATGTCACATGTTTCCAAGTTGGGTGTTTTTCCAGGGGGTTCCCTGGGCCATCGAAGACAACATCTCTGGGCAAAATCACTGGTAAATCTTTGTCTGGTACAGGTACAACGCCGCATGAGGAGCAATGAATTACTGGAATGGGACAGCCCCAATACCTCTGCCTAGACACTCCCCAATCACGCAATCGGTAGCTGGTCTCAGGTTCTCCATGACCTTGGACCATTAGTTCTTTCAACACACGTTTGAATGCTTGTTTTGTATCCAGTCCGTTAAGGAAGTCCGAGTTAATAAGAGTTCCAGTTCCTGTATATGCCGTATCGGTGATCAGAAAATCACTTTCGGACTCGTCAACAGGCAGTATCACAGGCTTGACCTCGAGGCCATACTTCAGAGCGAAATCCAAATCGCGTTGGTCGTGTGCTGGGCAACCGAAAATTGCCCCGGTACCGTAATCCATTAGAACAAAGTTAGCGATGAATACTGGAAGAGTTTTAGTTTTCAAAAATGGATGTTGGGCGGTAAGGCCAGTTTCAATACCTATCTTTTCTGCATTCTCGACAGATGCTTCGCTAGTTCCAACTCGATTACAATCCTCAATGAATGCTGCAATCCGGCTGTCTGTTGTGGAGAGGTCTTGCGCTAACGGATGGGTTGCAGCTATCGCGCAAAACGAGGCACCGAATAAAGTATCCGGCCTCGTCGTAAATACTTTAAGCGAAACGCCATTACTTAAACCGAAACTGACCCGGGCACCCTCTGATCGACCAATCCAGTTTTCTTGCATAAGACGCACTTTGTCGGGCCATCGATCAAGATGAGCAAGCCCCTCCAAAAGAGAATCTGCAAATGCTGTAGTCCTAAAAAACCACTGATTGAGCAATTTTTTCTCGACAGGAACCCCAGTTCGCCAACCTTTACCGTCGATCACCTGTTCGTTAGCTAAAACAGAGTTTTCCTCCGGGTCCCAATTAACCCAGCTCTCCTTTCTATAAGCGAGGCCAGCTTCCATTAAAGCCAGAAATAACCTCTGCCCTTGCTTGTAATACTCAGGGTCGCAAGTGGCAACTTCCCGGGACCAATCGATAGAAAGACCCATTTTTTTTAGCTGCTGTCGCATAGCAGCGATATTTTCACGCGTCCAATCTGCTGGGTGGACTTTATTTTCGAACGCTGCGTTTTCTGCAGGCAAACCAAATGCATCCCAGCCCATAGGATGCAATACATTAAAACCACGGGATCTTTTGTAACGCGCTACCACGTCACCGAGAGTATAATTGCGAACATGACCCATGTGTATGCGGCCAGATGGATAAGGAAACATTTCCATCACATAATATTTTTCACGGGTATGATCTTCGGTCACATCGAAGCATTTGTTTTCGGCCCAAATGCGCTGCCACTTCTCTTCCGTGATTTTGAAGTTATAGCGGCTCATTAGTTTCACCTATGCGGAGCGTTTTGAATTTAAATTCTGTCTTGGGACAAAGTGAACTTGTAGTATTAGGTGCCTTGAATTTTATTATTGACCTAGCTTTATTCGCATTTGCCGAGCTCGTTTTAAAATCGCATTCTCAAGATCTGTACCAGTTTTTTGGTTAACTTTTGCTTCGATCCAACTTCCTCCCGGTGTCTGTCTCTGGCGAAAAACAGTGACCCGTAAACCATCGGCACGCAGTGCCTTGTCAAGGATATAAATATTCACTTTAAAGCGCTCATTAGGAGACTCAGGGGGGGTATACCAATCAGTGATAATAACACCACCGAACGGATCGGCAGTATTGAGTGGTAGGAAAGAAATTGTATCAAGCGATGCTCGCCATAAATAACCATTAACTGAAATTGACGAGGTTTCGGATCTAGTCCCCTCGTTGGACCCAAATACCGCCTCAATCAACCCGCCGTTTTTGCTGCTATCACCGCCGGCTGCTTGTAGTGGTTCAGATTCCTTGGTGCTAGTGCCACCATTATCGCTAGAGCAGGAGCCCAAAACCAGAACAATGAAAAACAAAATTAGTATGTTATACTTTGTCATGATGTCTATATGCAGGAAAATCGGCTCTGAAATCTATAAAATTTTGAACCGGTGCGAAAATCTTTTAATTTCTGTAGCACATTGTTGGGTTTTCTATGGAGATTTCTATGAGCCGATCTGAAGACGTTTGTGTTAATGTTCAAAATGTAAAGCAGAATATAGAAAAAGCGGCAAATATAGCGGAGCGTGAGCTTAGTTCCATAGAATTAATAGCCGTCGGGAAGACCTTCGGCGCGGATAGGATAGAGCCCCTTTTGCATGCTGGACATAGGTGCTTCGGTGAGAACCGGGTACAAGAGGCGCAATCAAAATGGCCGGCTATAAGGAAGAAATTTCGTGGGGTGGAGTTGCATTTGATCGGGGGGCTTCAAACTAATAAGGTTAAAGCTGCGGTTCAGCTCTTTGACGTTATTGAAACGTTAGACCGACCGCGGCTTGCAAGGGTATTAGCGAAAGAGATCGCTTTGTCTGGTAAGAAGCTCACTTTTTTCATCCAAGTGAACACCGGAAACGAGCCACAGAAGTCGGGAATCTCTCCGAACGAAGCTGATGCGTTTATTCGTTTGTGTCGCGATGAACTGAAATTGTCGGTGTCGGGCTTAATGTGTATACCCCCCACACATGAGGAACCTTCCCTACATTTTGCGTTGCTTCAGAAAATAGCTAAGCGAAACCGCCTTGAAAACCTAAGTATGGGCATGAGTTCCGACTATGAAACTGCAATAGAGTTCGGAGCTACGCACGTTCGCATTGGTTCAGCAATTTTCGGTGAGCGCAACTGAAGTGAGGGCGATCTTAAGTGGATATGATCAAGTTATCATTAGGTCCAATTAATTCCAAAACATTTAATAAATCATTTGGTAACACTGAAATACAGCCTTCGGTGGGCCTGTAATCCGGTTTGGCACAATGTAAAAAAATTGCGCTGCCAAGGTAGGGCACTACCGGCTGATCATTGTGACCCAACACAACCACAATGTCGTAAAGGCCGTCATCTCGCCACAGCTTTTCATGACTCGCTTCGTAAGGCACTCTTACTGGTTTATTATAATTGGGATCAGAGGGTTCATCGCACCAGCCATCCTCCGGTAGTATAATTGACTTGGACAGTCTTGTTTTTGGGGGGGCGTAGCGGTCTGAGCGAAAAAGTAGAGAGCGAAATGGGAATTTGCCTGTCGGTGTTGCACCGTCACCTTCTTTTTTGTTTGTGGTAACTCCTCCCCGGCCAAGAGCGCATCGAAATTGTTTTCCATCTGCAATAAGATGACCTGTGGGTTTTACGAAGACATTCATATCA
The DNA window shown above is from Pseudomonadota bacterium and carries:
- a CDS encoding YggS family pyridoxal phosphate-dependent enzyme, whose translation is MSRSEDVCVNVQNVKQNIEKAANIAERELSSIELIAVGKTFGADRIEPLLHAGHRCFGENRVQEAQSKWPAIRKKFRGVELHLIGGLQTNKVKAAVQLFDVIETLDRPRLARVLAKEIALSGKKLTFFIQVNTGNEPQKSGISPNEADAFIRLCRDELKLSVSGLMCIPPTHEEPSLHFALLQKIAKRNRLENLSMGMSSDYETAIEFGATHVRIGSAIFGERN
- a CDS encoding L,D-transpeptidase family protein, producing the protein MNVFVKPTGHLIADGKQFRCALGRGGVTTNKKEGDGATPTGKFPFRSLLFRSDRYAPPKTRLSKSIILPEDGWCDEPSDPNYNKPVRVPYEASHEKLWRDDGLYDIVVVLGHNDQPVVPYLGSAIFLHCAKPDYRPTEGCISVLPNDLLNVLELIGPNDNLIIST
- the holA gene encoding DNA polymerase III subunit delta produces the protein MKVDNRHASTFIKNGAENFHAVLIYGPDAGLVLERTMDLAKQNTSDLNDPFNVSRLSQKDILDDVTVLTDTLNTLSITGDRRLVIIADASERLSNTIEAALNDANRDTLLILRAGDLKPRNKLRLFFEKSDSVAALACYADDFRGLGHLIRTIFNERNISCDPTVLNFIENSLGNDRAISRSELEKLSLFVGNGGEVSLKDAEMMIGDNSALTLFDLALHTADGDALAMDRAINRCLNEDIRPIAILRAVAGHLVRLQLALEKIQEGDSPDQAMQKLRPPVFFKAKGQFRLQLLSWTKSRALKALGLLLKAEQECKRTNIPDTAICGRTLHQVAALARTAR
- a CDS encoding DUF3576 domain-containing protein, yielding MTKYNILILFFIVLVLGSCSSDNGGTSTKESEPLQAAGGDSSKNGGLIEAVFGSNEGTRSETSSISVNGYLWRASLDTISFLPLNTADPFGGVIITDWYTPPESPNERFKVNIYILDKALRADGLRVTVFRQRQTPGGSWIEAKVNQKTGTDLENAILKRARQMRIKLGQ
- the leuS gene encoding leucine--tRNA ligase, encoding MSRYNFKITEEKWQRIWAENKCFDVTEDHTREKYYVMEMFPYPSGRIHMGHVRNYTLGDVVARYKRSRGFNVLHPMGWDAFGLPAENAAFENKVHPADWTRENIAAMRQQLKKMGLSIDWSREVATCDPEYYKQGQRLFLALMEAGLAYRKESWVNWDPEENSVLANEQVIDGKGWRTGVPVEKKLLNQWFFRTTAFADSLLEGLAHLDRWPDKVRLMQENWIGRSEGARVSFGLSNGVSLKVFTTRPDTLFGASFCAIAATHPLAQDLSTTDSRIAAFIEDCNRVGTSEASVENAEKIGIETGLTAQHPFLKTKTLPVFIANFVLMDYGTGAIFGCPAHDQRDLDFALKYGLEVKPVILPVDESESDFLITDTAYTGTGTLINSDFLNGLDTKQAFKRVLKELMVQGHGEPETSYRLRDWGVSRQRYWGCPIPVIHCSSCGVVPVPDKDLPVILPRDVVFDGPGNPLEKHPTWKHVTCPKCNQPARRETDTCDTFFDSSWYYARYCSPHHTAQPFNREASDYWMPVDQYIGGIEHAVLHLLYSRFFIRALNEIDLISCEEPFAGLFTQGMVCHETYKTVNGRWLFPSEVVQDDNLWKHAKTGEIINKGRSEKMSKSKRNVVDPSEIIDAYGADTARLYMLSDSPPDRDLEWTEAGIQGSWRFLNKIWRMIEQFSDKVDHSARSVPKNFDTLASLHKEMHKTIANVTGDLDKFHFNRAVARIREFTNSVSNFHIRTEDADWMRTQCYNTIVQLIYPIVPHIAEELWQKMGNDKCLYQTTWPQWDSTLLEDETVIIAIQVNGRLRGKIEIPRNSDRELTEARALADENVQRALSGRKPIKVVVIPNKVVNVVI
- a CDS encoding ParB/RepB/Spo0J family partition protein translates to MISTEEKRVRRGLGRGLSALFGEEEHATATKIKSGSSELAIHVLKPGKFQPRRHFDDSAHAALVASVKDKGVLEPILVRALDDSSDNYEIIAGERRWRAAQAAGLHKVPVVVKQMDDREALEVALIENLHRSDLSPLEEAEAYSRLLEEFGHTQEQLAKAVGKSRSHVANMIRLLALPDSVKNMVLDGRLSAGHARALITFSEPELLASEIVAKGLSVRQLEKLIQRSTNGAAKRSIGKNQKIIGSKDPNTVELEGSLSDRLGLKVMIETKGEGGTLSVQFQSLEQLDDLLQILTRS
- a CDS encoding ParA family protein: MNSVDETKIGSKSKTRVLVVANQKGGVGKTTTTVNLATALVAIEKRVLIIDFDPQGNATTGLGFDRSQIKTSSYDVLIEGAGFKSAVLATDIPRLSIVPASVHLAGAEVELVNAERREYRLADALETLGVGAFDYILIDSPPSLNLLTINALTAADAVLVPLQVEFYALEGLSHLLSTIERVRRVFNPRLDIQGVVLTMFDKRNNLSEMVAEDVRNHLGDKVYSTIIPRNVRISEAPSFGKPVLLYDHSCAGARAYIHLAGELLKRERAAAA
- the lptE gene encoding LPS assembly lipoprotein LptE, which produces MLLFKNILLVAALFLTSSCGFEPLYQKKAGSDAVNDDLAQVEILNLRDKVDYKDRLGQTLKNLLLDRFNPYGQPQSPFYKLDVKLQSTKTELGFNIVDEATRAKLTLNAEYVLSESKTNAVLFRGSSRSINSYNIISSDFATLSAEKNAFDRGTREIADDITLRISTFFHNLRRS
- the rsmG gene encoding 16S rRNA (guanine(527)-N(7))-methyltransferase RsmG, which codes for MSRQMFCKLVPVSRETADRLEVYITLLKKWNKTINLVSSRSLDDPWRRHILDSAQLARHIPNKKARIVDLGSGGGLPGLVLALMLPGADVHLVESDKRKSAFLREASRELDCKVSIHVERIESVIDTIPHIDIFTARALAPLPKLLKYVEPAFNEKKVCIFHKTEGIDKELGLLNSDIIKFARVLDSISDPRGRILVLGVEQGE